A window of the Thalassospira indica genome harbors these coding sequences:
- a CDS encoding GlxA family transcriptional regulator — MNSFSNPRSDLGKTPVKKRLRVAFLLADNFTLTAFASFVDVLRLSADEADRSRPIHCDWTVLSDTMNPVRSSCGVKVQPDTRLRNASDYDYIVVVGGLIQEQGGFSPDCIAYLKAAAAQGKNLIGLCTGVFALYEAGLLEGYRCCVSWFHHDEFVERFEAAQPVSDQIFVVDRDRLTCSGGHGTAHLAAWVVEKHIGRTAATKSLSIMIINEAMTGENPQPGFQTDLVARDALVKKALLRMRQNIESPETIAKLAEKLGVTRRKLERAFHADIGISPSRAALRIRIDAAKKLLAEPNKTTTQIALSTGFCDASHFIHAFKAEIGMNPTEYRNTVPTPLP; from the coding sequence ATGAACTCTTTTTCGAACCCGCGTTCTGACCTTGGCAAAACCCCAGTAAAAAAGCGCCTTCGTGTCGCCTTTCTGCTGGCGGATAATTTCACGCTGACAGCGTTTGCAAGCTTTGTCGATGTTTTGCGCCTGTCGGCTGATGAAGCGGACCGTTCGCGGCCCATTCACTGCGACTGGACAGTGCTGTCTGATACCATGAACCCGGTGCGATCAAGTTGCGGGGTCAAGGTCCAGCCCGACACGCGCCTGCGCAATGCCAGTGACTACGACTATATCGTGGTTGTCGGCGGCCTAATTCAAGAACAAGGCGGGTTCTCACCTGATTGCATTGCTTATCTCAAGGCCGCTGCGGCGCAGGGCAAGAACCTGATCGGCTTGTGCACCGGGGTTTTCGCACTTTATGAGGCAGGGCTTCTTGAAGGTTATCGTTGCTGTGTCAGTTGGTTTCACCATGACGAATTTGTCGAACGCTTCGAGGCAGCCCAACCGGTTTCCGATCAGATTTTCGTTGTTGATCGGGATCGCCTGACCTGTTCGGGCGGGCACGGCACGGCCCATCTCGCTGCCTGGGTAGTGGAAAAACACATCGGGCGCACGGCCGCAACCAAAAGCCTCAGCATCATGATCATCAACGAGGCCATGACCGGCGAAAACCCGCAACCGGGCTTTCAGACCGATCTAGTTGCCAGAGACGCACTGGTCAAAAAGGCGCTGTTGCGGATGCGCCAGAATATTGAGTCGCCAGAAACAATTGCCAAACTGGCCGAAAAACTTGGTGTAACGCGCCGCAAGCTTGAACGCGCGTTTCATGCTGACATTGGCATTTCACCGTCTCGCGCGGCACTGCGTATCCGGATTGATGCGGCCAAAAAGCTACTTGCTGAGCCAAACAAGACCACGACCCAGATTGCGCTAAGTACCGGCTTTTGCGATGCATCGCACTTCATTCATGCCTTCAAGGCCGAAATCGGCATGAACCCGACGGAATACAGAAATACTGTGCCAACGCCCCTGCCCTGA
- a CDS encoding hybrid-cluster NAD(P)-dependent oxidoreductase — protein sequence MSVIEKPKLAFWSDAEELECVSFLPEAPNVMTFCFQSVSGALFSYDPGQFLTLELPVPGGPLYRTYTISSSPSRPTSLTVTVKAQAGSVGTRWMLDHLRPGMRIRAKGPAGSFSLVNHPANKYLFISAGSGITPMMSMTTYLYDAGRDPDIVFVNCARRPSEIIFRERLEHSASRINGISLKWVVEEEDSYKPWTGYLGTFNQLMLGLMAQDYLEREVFCCGPEPFMQAVREVLVGLGYDMERYHQESFHAPTIDVEDVPDDVVPDEESKAVIAFTASGITANCTQTDTVLAAARTAGLVIPSGCSMGICGTCKVRKTQGQVHMVHNGGITDDDIEEGYTNSK from the coding sequence ATGTCTGTGATCGAGAAACCTAAACTTGCCTTCTGGTCGGATGCTGAGGAACTGGAATGTGTTTCGTTCCTGCCAGAAGCCCCCAATGTCATGACGTTCTGCTTCCAGTCGGTGTCGGGCGCGTTGTTCAGCTATGACCCCGGGCAGTTCTTGACGTTGGAGCTCCCGGTGCCGGGTGGGCCGCTTTATCGGACCTATACGATTTCATCTTCGCCATCGCGGCCGACATCCTTGACCGTCACGGTCAAGGCGCAGGCGGGGTCGGTCGGTACGCGCTGGATGCTGGATCATTTGCGTCCGGGCATGCGCATTCGGGCCAAGGGACCGGCTGGAAGCTTTTCACTGGTTAATCATCCGGCGAATAAATACCTGTTCATTTCGGCGGGCTCGGGCATCACACCGATGATGTCGATGACGACCTATCTTTATGATGCCGGGCGTGATCCCGACATTGTATTCGTCAATTGTGCAAGGCGCCCGTCCGAAATCATCTTTCGCGAACGCCTGGAACACAGCGCATCGCGGATCAACGGCATTTCCCTGAAATGGGTGGTTGAGGAAGAAGATTCCTACAAGCCATGGACCGGGTATCTTGGCACCTTCAATCAGTTGATGTTGGGCCTGATGGCGCAGGATTATCTGGAACGCGAAGTGTTCTGTTGCGGGCCGGAACCCTTCATGCAGGCCGTGCGCGAGGTGCTTGTCGGGCTTGGCTATGACATGGAACGTTATCATCAGGAAAGCTTCCATGCGCCGACAATTGATGTTGAAGACGTGCCCGATGATGTTGTCCCGGATGAGGAGAGCAAGGCGGTCATCGCATTCACGGCATCTGGCATCACCGCCAATTGCACGCAAACCGATACCGTCCTTGCTGCGGCACGTACCGCAGGGCTTGTAATCCCGTCAGGCTGTTCGATGGGGATTTGCGGAACCTGCAAGGTGCGCAAGACGCAGGGCCAAGTTCACATGGTCCATAATGGCGGGATAACTGACGACGATATCGAAGAAGGTTATACTAATTCGAAATAA
- a CDS encoding aromatic ring-hydroxylating oxygenase subunit alpha — protein MPVMPHSVQDLLARRVPGYSLEQPFYTDQSIFELDLENIHYKEWLFAIPACEIPKAGDYVIYEVGAYSVVIVRGNDQVVRAFHNSCRHRGSVLCKTKKGRNPRLVCPYHQWTYDLDGKLLWARDMGPDFDNSKFGLSPVHCRVIHGLVYICLAENAPDIEPFAKAAEQYLAPHDLENSKVAFESTIIEKANWKLVWENNRECYHCGGNHPSLCRTFPEDARAIGSTSDGVVASVLDDHVARCEAVGAPSAYQMADSGEWRLVRVPLLGEAESYTLDTKAAVSLPNSSIPFKNAGSLLKFHYPSTWNHFLSDHALVFRVTPISPMETEVVTKWLVHKDAVEGRDYDLKRLTEVWLATNAEDKEVVENNQRGIATPAYKVGPYSEIHEAGVAQFGNWYAKTLSDRLTETRLIAAE, from the coding sequence ATGCCCGTTATGCCGCATTCAGTCCAAGATCTTTTGGCGCGTCGCGTTCCCGGATATTCCCTGGAACAGCCGTTCTATACGGATCAGTCGATCTTTGAGCTCGACCTTGAAAACATTCATTACAAGGAATGGTTGTTTGCGATCCCGGCATGCGAAATCCCCAAGGCGGGCGATTACGTCATTTATGAAGTCGGTGCTTATTCCGTTGTGATCGTGCGCGGCAATGATCAGGTCGTGCGGGCATTTCACAATTCATGCCGTCATCGCGGGTCGGTTCTGTGTAAAACCAAAAAGGGCCGGAATCCAAGGCTGGTTTGCCCGTATCACCAGTGGACCTATGACCTTGATGGCAAGTTGCTTTGGGCGCGTGATATGGGTCCGGATTTTGATAACTCAAAATTCGGGTTAAGCCCGGTTCATTGCCGGGTTATCCACGGGTTGGTTTATATCTGCCTAGCTGAAAACGCGCCGGATATCGAACCGTTTGCCAAGGCTGCAGAACAATACCTTGCACCGCACGATCTGGAAAATTCCAAGGTCGCGTTTGAAAGCACGATCATCGAAAAGGCCAACTGGAAGCTGGTCTGGGAGAATAATCGGGAATGTTATCATTGTGGGGGGAACCACCCATCCCTGTGCCGGACCTTCCCGGAAGATGCGCGTGCGATCGGCAGTACGTCCGATGGTGTTGTGGCCAGTGTGCTTGATGATCATGTCGCCCGCTGCGAGGCGGTCGGCGCGCCATCTGCTTATCAGATGGCTGATAGTGGTGAATGGCGTCTGGTGCGTGTGCCGCTTTTGGGGGAAGCAGAAAGCTACACGCTTGATACCAAGGCAGCTGTCAGCCTGCCGAACTCCAGCATCCCGTTCAAAAATGCCGGATCGCTTTTGAAGTTCCATTATCCATCGACCTGGAACCATTTCCTGTCTGACCATGCGCTTGTTTTCCGTGTAACCCCGATCAGCCCGATGGAAACCGAAGTCGTCACCAAGTGGCTTGTGCACAAGGACGCGGTTGAAGGCCGTGACTATGATCTGAAACGACTGACCGAAGTCTGGCTTGCGACAAATGCCGAAGACAAGGAAGTGGTCGAAAACAATCAGCGTGGCATTGCGACACCAGCCTACAAGGTCGGTCCGTATTCCGAAATCCACGAAGCCGGTGTTGCCCAGTTTGGCAACTGGTATGCGAAAACCCTGTCTGACAGGCTGACCGAAACCAGATTGATCGCGGCGGAGTAG
- a CDS encoding sarcosine oxidase subunit delta: protein MLLIHCPYCNQTLPELEFTYAGEAHIARPADPSSVSDEEWRDFLFIRTNVKGPHYERWRHFHGCGRYFNAVRDTVSDRFLITYKTDDPRPELSKLLEKSK, encoded by the coding sequence ATGCTTCTGATCCATTGCCCCTATTGCAATCAGACCCTGCCGGAACTGGAATTTACCTATGCCGGTGAAGCCCATATCGCACGTCCGGCCGATCCGTCGTCGGTCAGTGACGAAGAATGGCGCGACTTCCTGTTCATCCGTACCAACGTGAAGGGCCCGCATTATGAACGTTGGCGCCACTTCCATGGCTGTGGTCGATATTTCAACGCTGTGCGTGACACCGTCAGTGACCGGTTCCTGATCACCTATAAAACCGATGATCCCCGTCCTGAACTGTCCAAATTGTTGGAGAAATCGAAATGA
- a CDS encoding LysR substrate-binding domain-containing protein, with the protein MARPYDLSSINALICFEAAGRNMSFKDAAAELNVTPAAVSHQIKALETDIGSALFIRRNRGVELTEKGAFLLVALQRGFETISDTVIQLRDQPETVDVTIRTTTAVSSLWLTPKIAAFWKIHPNITVSQIVSDVPGMTGYCDLSIHYSNPDDGADGYYKLFQDRVAAIGTPAFKAEQNIETIDDLLRAPLIHLHNEETDWTTWTDWFRALGRPAPKGRSFKLNNYTIALQAAQDDVGAVLGWDELVGPLLEDGRLIKLVPDEIPSPMGFYLRVHPRASEKARIFVDWLINAA; encoded by the coding sequence TTGGCCCGCCCATATGATCTGTCTTCAATAAACGCCCTGATCTGCTTTGAGGCGGCGGGCCGCAACATGAGCTTCAAGGATGCGGCGGCAGAACTTAATGTCACGCCAGCGGCTGTAAGCCATCAGATCAAGGCACTTGAGACCGATATTGGCAGCGCCCTTTTCATTCGCCGCAACCGGGGCGTGGAGCTGACCGAGAAAGGTGCATTCCTTCTCGTCGCCCTGCAAAGGGGCTTTGAAACCATTTCCGATACGGTCATTCAGTTGCGCGATCAACCCGAAACGGTTGATGTCACAATCCGGACGACAACCGCTGTCAGTTCACTTTGGCTTACGCCAAAAATTGCCGCCTTCTGGAAAATTCATCCCAATATCACGGTGTCGCAAATTGTCTCGGATGTACCGGGCATGACTGGGTATTGCGATCTTAGCATCCATTACAGCAACCCCGATGACGGGGCGGACGGATACTACAAACTGTTTCAGGATCGCGTGGCCGCCATCGGCACACCGGCGTTTAAGGCCGAACAAAACATCGAAACGATTGATGATCTTTTGCGTGCACCCCTGATCCACCTGCATAACGAGGAAACGGACTGGACAACATGGACCGACTGGTTCCGTGCATTGGGACGCCCGGCCCCAAAGGGCCGCAGCTTCAAGCTCAACAATTACACGATTGCGCTTCAGGCCGCGCAGGATGATGTCGGTGCGGTGCTTGGCTGGGACGAACTGGTTGGGCCACTGCTGGAAGACGGACGCCTGATCAAACTTGTGCCTGACGAAATTCCGTCGCCGATGGGATTTTATCTACGCGTCCATCCGCGCGCATCCGAAAAGGCCCGCATCTTTGTCGACTGGTTGATAAACGCCGCCTGA
- a CDS encoding sarcosine oxidase subunit beta family protein, translating to MTHFSALSLIKNALSDQKNWEPQWPDSEPKAEYDVIIVGAGGHGLGAAYYLAKEHGITNVAVIDKGWLGGGNTGRNTTIIRSNYLYDESAKLYDHALDLWDGLSQELNYNVMYSQRGVLMLAHNVHDVQSFQRHVHANRLNGVDNVWLSKEEAKEFCPPLDISPNARYPVVGAALQRRAGTARHDAVAWGYARGAAARGVDIIQNCPVTAIRRGPDGRVTGVETAKGFIGAKKVAVSAAGHTSVVMDTAGVRMPLESYPLQALVSEPVKPIFPCVVMSNSVHAYISQSDKGELVIGSGTDQYTSYSQRGGLPLIEHTVAAICEIFPIFSRMRMLRKWGGIVDVTPDRSAILGKTPVPGLYVNCGWGTGGFKATPGAAHTLAWTVAKDDPHPANAPFTLERFSTGRLIDEAAAAAVAH from the coding sequence ATGACCCATTTTTCTGCGCTATCGCTTATCAAGAACGCCCTTAGCGACCAAAAAAACTGGGAGCCGCAATGGCCCGACAGTGAGCCGAAGGCCGAGTACGATGTCATCATCGTCGGCGCGGGTGGGCATGGTCTTGGTGCGGCCTATTATCTGGCCAAGGAACACGGCATCACCAATGTGGCCGTGATCGACAAGGGGTGGCTTGGCGGTGGCAACACCGGTCGTAACACGACGATCATTCGGTCGAACTATCTCTATGACGAAAGCGCCAAGCTTTATGATCACGCACTTGATCTGTGGGATGGGCTGAGCCAGGAACTGAACTACAATGTCATGTATTCGCAGCGCGGCGTTCTGATGCTTGCGCATAACGTTCATGATGTTCAAAGCTTCCAGCGCCATGTTCATGCAAACCGCCTGAACGGTGTGGATAACGTCTGGCTGTCCAAGGAAGAAGCCAAGGAATTCTGCCCGCCGCTCGATATCTCGCCAAATGCGCGCTATCCGGTCGTCGGTGCTGCCCTTCAGCGTCGCGCGGGCACGGCACGCCACGATGCGGTGGCATGGGGTTATGCCCGTGGGGCGGCGGCACGTGGTGTTGATATCATTCAGAACTGCCCGGTAACCGCCATTCGCCGTGGCCCGGATGGTCGTGTGACCGGTGTTGAAACCGCCAAGGGCTTTATCGGCGCGAAAAAGGTTGCTGTTTCGGCGGCTGGTCATACCTCGGTCGTGATGGATACAGCGGGTGTTCGCATGCCGCTTGAAAGTTATCCGCTGCAGGCGCTGGTATCCGAGCCGGTCAAGCCGATCTTCCCCTGTGTTGTCATGTCCAACAGCGTGCACGCCTATATCAGCCAGTCTGACAAGGGCGAGCTCGTTATTGGATCGGGCACTGATCAGTACACCAGCTATTCCCAGCGTGGCGGTCTGCCTTTGATCGAGCACACGGTTGCTGCGATCTGCGAGATCTTCCCGATCTTTAGCCGCATGCGCATGCTGCGTAAATGGGGCGGTATTGTTGATGTGACCCCGGACCGTTCGGCCATTCTTGGCAAGACGCCGGTGCCGGGTCTTTATGTCAACTGCGGCTGGGGCACCGGCGGGTTCAAGGCGACCCCGGGTGCCGCCCACACACTGGCATGGACCGTGGCAAAGGATGATCCCCACCCGGCCAACGCGCCCTTCACTCTTGAACGTTTCAGCACCGGTCGTCTGATTGACGAAGCCGCTGCTGCCGCTGTTGCGCACTAA
- a CDS encoding NADH:flavin oxidoreductase: MSNDPLLQPYQLKHLTLRNRIIMTSHEPAYPEDGMPKDRYRAYHVERAKGGVAMTMTAGSAAVSKDSPPVFNNLLVWKDEVVPWMKDLTDAVHEQGAAVMIQLTHLGRRTRWDKANWLPVVSPSHKREAAHRAFPKKMEDWDIERIIKDYADAAERMKAGGMDGIELQAYGHLMDQFWSPLTNELDGPYGGSIDNRLRFTFDVLTEIRKRVGPDFIVGVRYTGDEDLEGGLTKEDGLSISKRLKDSGMVDFLNVIRGHIDTDAGLTDVIPIQGMANSPHLDFAGEIRAATDFPTFHAAKIPDVATARHAIASGKVDMVGMTRAHITDPHIVRKIIEKREDEIRPCVGANYCLDRIYQGGSAYCIHNAATGRELSMPQIIEAAETRKKVVIVGSGPAGMEAARVAGERGHEVVVYEAAPNPGGQIRLTAQNERRREMISIIEWRMAECTRLGVSFHFNTWAEADTITAENPDVVIIATGGMPDTEVLSKGNDLVVSTWDIISGDVKPGTNVLVYDDAGDHAGLQAAELIAQSGAKVEIMTPDRSFAPEVMAMNLVPYMRSMQKLDTTFTVTYRLEAVEKQGNQLVAHVGSDYGGVTKQRIVDQIVVNHGTIPLDDIYFDLKPGSSNHGEMSHDDLLAGKPQSVVRNPDGAYQLFRIGDAVSARNTHAAIYDALRLLKDV, translated from the coding sequence ATGTCCAACGACCCGCTTCTTCAGCCCTATCAGCTTAAACATCTGACGCTGCGCAACCGCATCATCATGACGTCGCACGAACCGGCCTATCCCGAGGATGGCATGCCCAAGGACCGTTATCGCGCCTACCATGTGGAGCGTGCCAAGGGTGGGGTTGCCATGACCATGACGGCAGGATCGGCCGCCGTGTCCAAAGACAGCCCGCCGGTTTTCAACAACCTGCTGGTCTGGAAAGACGAAGTCGTTCCGTGGATGAAGGACCTGACCGATGCGGTGCATGAACAGGGTGCCGCGGTTATGATCCAGCTGACCCATCTTGGCCGTCGCACGCGTTGGGACAAGGCAAACTGGTTGCCGGTGGTCTCCCCGTCGCACAAACGCGAAGCTGCCCACCGGGCCTTCCCGAAAAAGATGGAAGACTGGGATATCGAACGCATCATCAAGGATTATGCCGATGCGGCCGAACGCATGAAGGCAGGCGGTATGGACGGGATCGAGCTTCAGGCCTATGGCCATCTGATGGATCAGTTCTGGTCGCCGCTGACCAACGAGCTTGATGGTCCTTATGGCGGCAGCATCGATAACCGCCTGCGCTTTACCTTTGATGTGCTGACTGAAATTCGCAAACGGGTTGGGCCGGATTTCATTGTCGGTGTGCGTTATACCGGTGATGAAGACCTTGAGGGTGGATTGACCAAGGAAGACGGCCTGTCTATTTCCAAGCGGCTTAAAGACAGTGGCATGGTCGATTTCCTCAATGTCATTCGCGGGCATATCGATACGGACGCCGGTCTGACCGATGTGATTCCGATCCAGGGCATGGCGAACTCGCCGCATCTGGATTTTGCCGGTGAAATTCGCGCCGCCACAGATTTTCCGACATTCCATGCTGCCAAGATCCCCGATGTCGCGACTGCACGCCATGCGATTGCATCGGGCAAGGTTGATATGGTCGGCATGACGCGCGCGCACATCACCGATCCGCATATTGTCCGTAAGATTATTGAAAAGCGCGAAGATGAGATCCGCCCGTGCGTCGGGGCCAACTATTGCCTAGATCGCATCTATCAGGGCGGGTCGGCCTATTGCATCCATAACGCCGCCACCGGGCGTGAGCTTTCGATGCCCCAAATCATCGAGGCGGCTGAAACCCGCAAGAAGGTCGTGATTGTCGGATCCGGCCCGGCCGGGATGGAAGCCGCCCGTGTTGCCGGCGAACGTGGTCATGAAGTTGTTGTCTATGAAGCCGCCCCCAATCCGGGCGGACAGATCCGCCTGACCGCGCAGAATGAACGCCGCCGCGAAATGATCAGCATCATTGAATGGCGTATGGCTGAATGCACCCGACTTGGCGTGAGTTTTCATTTCAATACCTGGGCAGAGGCCGACACGATTACGGCCGAAAACCCCGATGTCGTCATCATCGCCACCGGCGGCATGCCCGATACCGAAGTCCTGTCAAAGGGCAATGATCTGGTCGTGTCGACCTGGGATATCATTTCGGGCGACGTCAAGCCGGGGACCAATGTTCTGGTCTATGATGATGCCGGGGATCATGCCGGTTTACAGGCAGCCGAACTGATTGCCCAAAGTGGTGCCAAGGTCGAAATCATGACGCCGGATCGGTCATTCGCGCCCGAAGTCATGGCGATGAACCTTGTGCCCTATATGCGCAGCATGCAGAAGCTTGATACCACCTTTACGGTGACCTATCGCCTTGAAGCGGTGGAGAAGCAGGGCAACCAATTGGTCGCCCATGTTGGCAGCGATTATGGCGGGGTTACCAAGCAACGCATTGTTGATCAGATCGTGGTCAACCACGGCACCATTCCGCTTGATGATATCTATTTTGATCTCAAGCCCGGCTCATCGAACCATGGCGAAATGTCGCATGACGACCTTCTGGCCGGAAAACCACAATCAGTTGTCCGCAATCCCGATGGGGCCTATCAACTGTTCCGGATTGGCGATGCGGTATCGGCACGCAACACCCATGCGGCGATCTATGACGCACTGCGTTTGTTAAAAGACGTCTGA
- a CDS encoding IS630 family transposase has protein sequence MRHDDGRKLDHKTLEAIRVRAVQRVMDGESPEVVIKALGMSRARIYEWLAAYREGGFDALKAKQISGRPKKLSGAQIRELYIWITTFTPDQLKFDFALWTRGRVRELIRQKFNVRLSDVSVGRLLRNLGLTPQKPLHRAYQQKPEAVKQWKEETYPEIRKEAKKVGATIYFGDEASIRSDYHSGTTWAPRGETPIIRNTGSRFSINLISAISPRGELRFKTIQGNMNTDAFLGFLKALVQDVDKPVFLILDNHPVHHARRVRDYVESLDGKLRLFFLPPYSPELNPDESVWGYIKYHHVGKKIINSKEQLRSTVYRQLRRLQKLPRLLKSFFGHPDLAYISG, from the coding sequence ATGCGCCACGATGACGGTCGTAAACTTGATCACAAAACATTAGAAGCCATTCGCGTTCGCGCCGTTCAACGGGTCATGGATGGCGAGAGTCCAGAAGTCGTCATCAAAGCGCTGGGGATGAGCCGAGCACGAATCTATGAATGGCTGGCTGCCTACCGCGAGGGTGGCTTTGACGCGCTCAAGGCCAAGCAGATTTCCGGTCGTCCCAAGAAACTGAGCGGTGCTCAGATCCGGGAGCTGTATATCTGGATAACGACCTTTACGCCGGACCAGTTGAAGTTTGATTTTGCCCTGTGGACTCGGGGCCGAGTGCGTGAGCTCATCCGGCAAAAGTTCAACGTCCGGTTAAGCGATGTCTCGGTCGGTCGTCTGCTTCGAAACCTGGGGCTGACGCCTCAGAAACCCCTGCATCGGGCCTACCAGCAAAAGCCAGAGGCCGTGAAACAATGGAAAGAAGAGACCTACCCGGAAATTCGCAAGGAAGCAAAAAAAGTCGGCGCCACCATCTATTTCGGCGATGAAGCCAGCATTCGGTCTGATTATCACAGTGGCACCACCTGGGCACCCAGGGGTGAAACTCCGATCATCCGTAATACGGGCAGTCGCTTCAGCATCAATCTGATCTCGGCCATCTCGCCTCGCGGCGAGCTTCGCTTTAAGACCATTCAGGGCAACATGAACACCGATGCGTTTCTTGGTTTCCTCAAGGCTCTGGTGCAAGACGTTGACAAGCCGGTTTTCCTGATCCTCGATAACCACCCGGTTCATCATGCTCGTCGGGTTCGAGACTATGTTGAGAGTCTCGACGGCAAGCTCAGGTTGTTCTTCCTGCCGCCGTACTCGCCGGAGCTGAATCCTGACGAGTCTGTTTGGGGCTATATCAAATACCATCACGTCGGTAAAAAGATCATTAACAGCAAAGAACAACTTCGGAGCACTGTTTACCGGCAGCTTCGACGTTTGCAAAAATTGCCACGACTATTGAAATCGTTTTTTGGCCATCCGGATTTGGCTTATATCTCCGGGTAA